The proteins below come from a single Bacteroidales bacterium WCE2004 genomic window:
- a CDS encoding iron complex transport system permease protein, translating into MTKGRYFGLYVLLIAGVLALFCVGLIRGSVRIPLTDVLNIIFGHFEGREAWRIIVLETRLPQTVTALLAGAALSVSGLMLQTLFKNPLAGPSILGISDGANLGVAIAMIWLGAASYLSTIVAALIGAAVVLLMILWFSHRVSGNVMLLIIGIMLGYLASSVISILNYQASADKVHQYVMWGMGDFSGVSLSKLPWLAGFVVAGLFCSLLLVKPLNAMLLGESYAANLGVNVRRARVLILTCTGILTAVVTAFCGPISFLGLAVPHIARLLTGTDNHRHLLPVTLLSGCVIALLCSILTVWPGSNSLLPLSAVTPVVGVPVILYVIVNRRNQHYFN; encoded by the coding sequence ATGACTAAAGGACGCTATTTTGGGTTGTATGTACTGCTGATCGCAGGTGTTCTGGCGCTGTTCTGCGTCGGCCTTATCCGGGGGTCCGTCCGGATCCCGCTGACGGACGTGCTCAACATCATCTTCGGCCATTTTGAAGGCCGGGAGGCCTGGCGGATCATCGTCCTGGAGACGCGCCTGCCGCAGACCGTCACGGCGCTCCTGGCCGGAGCCGCCCTCTCGGTCAGCGGCCTGATGCTCCAGACCCTCTTCAAGAATCCGCTCGCCGGCCCGTCCATCCTGGGCATCAGCGACGGCGCCAACCTGGGCGTCGCCATCGCGATGATCTGGCTGGGCGCCGCCAGCTACCTTTCCACGATCGTGGCGGCCCTCATTGGCGCCGCCGTGGTCCTGCTGATGATCCTCTGGTTCTCGCACCGGGTGTCCGGCAACGTGATGCTGCTGATTATCGGTATCATGCTGGGCTATCTGGCGTCTTCGGTCATTTCCATCCTCAACTACCAGGCCTCCGCCGACAAGGTGCATCAGTACGTGATGTGGGGGATGGGCGATTTCAGCGGCGTCTCGCTCTCCAAGCTGCCCTGGCTGGCCGGTTTCGTGGTGGCCGGGCTCTTCTGCTCCCTGCTGCTGGTCAAGCCGCTCAACGCCATGCTGCTGGGCGAGTCGTATGCCGCCAACCTGGGCGTCAACGTACGTCGCGCGCGGGTGCTGATCCTGACCTGTACGGGCATCTTGACGGCCGTGGTGACGGCTTTCTGCGGCCCGATTTCCTTCCTCGGCCTCGCCGTGCCGCATATCGCGCGCCTGCTGACCGGCACCGACAACCACCGGCACCTGCTGCCCGTCACGCTCCTGTCCGGATGCGTCATCGCGTTGCTCTGCAGCATCCTGACCGTCTGGCCGGGCAGCAACAGCCTCCTCCCGTTGAGCGCCGTCACGCCTGTCGTCGGCGTCCCGGTCATCCTGTACGTCATCGTCAACCGTCGCAACCAGCATTATTTCAACTGA
- a CDS encoding Beta-xylosidase, with product MRTKLFFALALTVLLAASCARPTTHCVNPLTYTDIPDNDVIRVGEDYYMVSTTMYYCPGAPIMHSRDLVHWRIVDYVYDCLEDDDVYNLRGGANAYGKGQWATTLRYENGRFWALFIANDQRRTYIYSTPRIGEKWTRSVIDRPFHDASLLFEDGRVYVVWGNGDLYITELEPDLSGVKPGGVDQLLISSPREGYMLRAEGAHIYHIGDWYYVLVIDWPAGGVRTETCWRSRTLLGEYEPRTILQGKFDGRQDGVAQGAIVQTQRGDWYAMMFQDHGGVGRIPTLQPVTWADGWPVLGEDGVPVKEFEVNLRPDGEDYVWASDEFDGAELALVWQWNHKPLDGCWSLTERPGWLRLTTGQLATGLPDARNTLTQRTFGPQCTSTVLLDASGLQPGDFAGISAFQSSRADIGLRRTEAGLELYAVQETPQRGPDRTMSRVTRVLLCEPARAERVELRVRYDFDRDLAWLAYRWEDAEWQEIDDPLQMRFSLDYFTGYRTGLFCYSTQVLGGHADFDWFRQE from the coding sequence ATGAGAACAAAACTGTTTTTCGCGCTCGCGCTGACCGTCTTGCTGGCGGCTTCTTGCGCCAGGCCGACGACGCACTGCGTCAATCCGCTGACTTATACCGACATCCCGGACAATGATGTTATCCGGGTGGGGGAGGACTACTATATGGTAAGCACCACGATGTATTACTGCCCCGGCGCACCCATCATGCACTCGCGCGACCTGGTGCACTGGCGCATCGTCGACTATGTCTACGACTGCCTGGAGGACGACGACGTCTATAACCTGCGTGGCGGCGCCAATGCCTATGGCAAGGGCCAGTGGGCGACCACACTGCGCTATGAGAACGGCCGCTTCTGGGCGCTGTTCATCGCCAATGACCAGCGCAGGACCTATATCTATTCTACGCCGCGCATCGGCGAAAAGTGGACGCGCAGCGTCATCGACCGGCCTTTCCACGACGCGTCGCTCCTCTTCGAGGACGGCCGCGTGTACGTGGTCTGGGGCAACGGCGACCTCTACATCACCGAACTGGAGCCCGACCTGTCGGGCGTCAAGCCCGGCGGTGTGGACCAGCTCCTGATCTCCAGCCCGCGCGAGGGTTATATGCTGCGGGCCGAGGGCGCGCACATCTACCACATCGGCGACTGGTACTACGTGCTGGTGATCGACTGGCCCGCCGGCGGCGTGCGCACGGAGACCTGCTGGCGCAGCCGCACGCTGCTGGGCGAATATGAGCCCCGGACCATCCTGCAGGGCAAGTTCGACGGCCGGCAGGACGGCGTGGCGCAGGGCGCCATCGTCCAGACACAGCGCGGCGACTGGTACGCGATGATGTTCCAGGACCACGGCGGCGTGGGCCGCATCCCGACGCTGCAGCCCGTGACCTGGGCGGATGGCTGGCCGGTCCTCGGCGAGGATGGTGTGCCCGTCAAGGAATTCGAGGTGAACCTCCGTCCTGACGGGGAAGACTATGTCTGGGCGTCGGACGAATTCGACGGCGCGGAGCTTGCCCTCGTCTGGCAGTGGAACCACAAGCCGCTGGACGGCTGCTGGTCGCTCACGGAGCGGCCGGGCTGGCTGCGCCTGACGACCGGACAGCTGGCAACGGGCCTGCCGGACGCGCGCAACACGCTGACGCAGCGGACCTTCGGCCCGCAGTGCACGAGCACCGTGCTGCTGGACGCCTCCGGCCTGCAGCCGGGTGATTTCGCGGGCATCAGCGCCTTCCAGAGCAGCCGCGCCGACATCGGCCTGCGCCGCACGGAGGCCGGCCTGGAACTGTATGCCGTCCAGGAGACGCCGCAGCGCGGCCCGGACCGCACGATGTCGCGCGTCACGCGCGTGCTCCTGTGCGAGCCCGCCCGCGCGGAAAGGGTGGAGCTGCGGGTGCGCTACGACTTCGACCGGGACCTGGCCTGGCTCGCTTACAGGTGGGAAGACGCTGAGTGGCAGGAGATTGATGATCCGCTGCAGATGCGCTTCTCCCTGGACTATTTCACCGGCTACCGGACGGGGCTTTTCTGCTATTCGACGCAGGTCCTGGGCGGACATGCCGATTTTGACTGGTTCCGGCAGGAGTAG
- a CDS encoding iron complex transport system ATP-binding protein — protein sequence MFLPPSIETRSLSIGYPLRGGVRRVVHSGINLQLFAGGVTCLLGRNGSGKSTLLRTLCGLLKPLDGEIILEGRPLQTYSPEERASKVGVVLTDRGFPGAITVYELVSMGRYPHTGFFGKLEEEDHAVVRESLEMVGIAAKSDRMLAELSDGERQKAYLAKALAQECPVILLDEPTAFLDVTSRLETWETLKLLARVRQKAILLTTHDLESAIRTADLLWLLPETTVTSSSGPVLTGKPADLATDGTLDRFFGTHIPFVGL from the coding sequence GTGTTCCTTCCCCCTTCCATAGAAACCCGCTCGCTGAGCATCGGATACCCCCTCCGGGGCGGCGTCCGGCGCGTCGTCCATTCCGGAATCAACCTGCAGCTCTTTGCCGGCGGCGTGACCTGCCTGCTCGGCCGCAACGGCTCCGGCAAGTCCACGCTTCTCCGGACGCTCTGCGGCCTGCTGAAGCCGCTCGACGGCGAAATCATCCTGGAGGGAAGGCCCCTGCAGACGTACTCTCCGGAGGAGCGTGCGTCGAAGGTGGGCGTGGTGCTTACGGACCGCGGGTTCCCGGGGGCCATCACGGTCTACGAACTGGTCTCGATGGGCCGCTATCCGCATACGGGCTTCTTCGGCAAACTGGAGGAAGAGGACCACGCCGTTGTGCGCGAGTCCCTGGAGATGGTCGGCATCGCGGCCAAGTCGGACCGCATGCTCGCCGAACTGAGCGACGGCGAGCGCCAGAAGGCCTATCTCGCCAAGGCGCTGGCACAGGAATGCCCCGTGATCCTGCTGGACGAGCCCACGGCCTTCCTGGACGTCACCAGCCGGCTGGAGACCTGGGAGACGCTCAAGCTGCTTGCCCGGGTCCGGCAGAAGGCCATCCTGCTCACCACGCATGACCTGGAGAGCGCCATCCGCACCGCCGACCTCCTCTGGCTCCTGCCGGAGACGACGGTCACCAGCTCCAGCGGGCCGGTGCTGACCGGCAAGCCGGCCGACCTGGCGACGGACGGCACGCTCGACCGCTTCTTCGGGACCCATATCCCGTTTGTCGGCCTCTAA
- a CDS encoding solute:Na+ symporter, SSS family, whose translation MLSFLPLQAADLNRISLASWDWMVIGLFFLAMVWICWSVSRKKKETSGDYFLSGRSATWIAIGASIFASNIGSEHLIGLAGTGASAGMAQAHWEIQGWMILILGWVFVPFYERSMVYTMPEFLEKRYNKESRGILTWLSLASYVLTKVSVTVLAGGLALNTLLGINFWVAALALVIITAIYTVIGGMESVLKTSVLQTPILLVGSLVILWLGLRELGGWNAMMDICAAQPVNDLGDSMTDLMRSGKDPEFPWYGALFGSAIIGFWYWCTDQFIVQRVLSGKNQKESRRGTIFGAYLKLLPVFLFLIPGMIAFALTKTPDSQIGQTLAAALGVTADGTVANPDIAFPMLVNTLLPVGLKGVVICGILAALMSSLASLYNSSAMLYTIDIYKRKHPDTDERKLVTIGRIATVVVVVLGVLWIFVIQSMGKSLYNYIQSVQSLLAPAIAAVFLLGICWKKTSPKAGMWTLIVGLVLGFTRLFTMIINPQAHNVFTFIFNELNVYAFCVWMFLFCVVLAIVVSLFTKKPEEKQIEGLCFGTATPEQKAATRASWGTWDVIHTCIILAFTVAFYIYFW comes from the coding sequence ATGTTATCCTTCCTGCCTTTACAGGCCGCGGACCTGAACCGCATCTCCCTCGCATCCTGGGACTGGATGGTCATCGGACTCTTCTTCCTGGCGATGGTGTGGATCTGCTGGAGCGTCTCCCGTAAAAAGAAAGAGACCTCCGGCGACTATTTCCTGAGCGGCCGTTCGGCCACATGGATCGCCATCGGCGCTTCCATCTTCGCATCCAACATCGGCTCCGAGCACCTCATCGGTCTGGCCGGCACCGGCGCCTCCGCCGGCATGGCCCAGGCCCACTGGGAGATCCAGGGCTGGATGATCCTCATCCTCGGCTGGGTCTTCGTGCCGTTCTACGAGCGCAGCATGGTCTACACCATGCCCGAGTTCCTCGAGAAGCGCTACAACAAGGAGAGCCGCGGCATCCTCACCTGGCTGTCCCTCGCCAGCTACGTCCTGACCAAGGTCTCCGTGACCGTCCTCGCGGGCGGCCTCGCGCTCAATACCCTCCTGGGCATCAACTTCTGGGTGGCCGCCCTGGCCCTCGTGATCATCACCGCCATCTACACCGTCATCGGCGGCATGGAGTCGGTCCTCAAGACCTCCGTCCTCCAGACCCCGATCCTGCTGGTCGGCTCGCTGGTCATCCTCTGGCTCGGCCTCCGCGAGCTCGGCGGCTGGAACGCCATGATGGACATCTGCGCCGCGCAGCCTGTCAACGACCTCGGCGACTCGATGACCGACCTGATGCGTTCCGGCAAGGATCCTGAGTTCCCGTGGTACGGCGCCCTGTTCGGCTCCGCCATCATCGGCTTCTGGTACTGGTGCACCGACCAGTTCATCGTCCAGCGCGTTCTCTCCGGCAAGAACCAGAAAGAATCCCGCCGCGGCACCATCTTCGGCGCCTACCTCAAGCTCCTTCCGGTGTTCCTGTTCCTCATCCCGGGCATGATCGCCTTCGCGCTCACCAAGACCCCTGATTCCCAGATCGGCCAGACGCTCGCCGCCGCCCTTGGCGTGACCGCCGACGGCACCGTCGCCAACCCCGACATCGCCTTCCCGATGCTCGTCAACACCCTCCTCCCGGTGGGCCTCAAGGGCGTCGTGATCTGCGGTATCCTCGCCGCGCTGATGAGCTCCCTGGCCTCGCTGTACAACTCTTCCGCCATGCTCTACACCATCGACATCTACAAGCGCAAGCATCCGGATACCGATGAGCGCAAGCTCGTGACCATCGGCCGTATCGCCACCGTGGTGGTGGTCGTGCTCGGCGTGCTGTGGATCTTCGTGATCCAGTCCATGGGCAAGAGCCTCTACAACTACATCCAGAGCGTGCAGAGCCTCCTGGCTCCGGCCATCGCTGCGGTGTTCCTCCTCGGTATCTGCTGGAAGAAGACCTCGCCCAAGGCCGGCATGTGGACCCTGATCGTGGGTCTGGTCCTCGGCTTCACGCGTCTGTTCACGATGATTATCAACCCGCAGGCGCACAACGTCTTCACCTTCATCTTCAACGAGCTGAACGTGTATGCGTTCTGTGTCTGGATGTTCCTCTTCTGCGTGGTGCTCGCCATCGTGGTGAGCCTCTTCACCAAGAAGCCGGAGGAGAAGCAGATCGAGGGCCTGTGCTTCGGCACCGCCACCCCCGAGCAGAAGGCCGCTACCCGCGCCTCCTGGGGCACCTGGGATGTCATCCACACCTGCATCATCCTGGCCTTCACGGTCGCTTTCTACATCTATTTCTGGTAG
- a CDS encoding L-ribulose 5-phosphate 4-epimerase, with the protein MLEALKEKVWKANLDLVKHGLVIFTWGNVSAIDRKSGLVVIKPSGVDYDTMKPSDMVVVDLDGKVVEGELNPSSDTPTHLVLYRAFPNIGGVVHTHSTYATAWAQAGVDIPNIGTTHADYFHDDIPCTRNMKRSEVFGEYEKETGNVIVERFKGLNPDDTPAVLVRNHGPFAWGKDADNAVHNAVVLEQVAKMAYISVGLSTSEKLKTNYIPGFGPKMNKHLIEKHYSRKHGPNAYYGQKKK; encoded by the coding sequence ATGCTTGAAGCACTGAAAGAAAAGGTCTGGAAAGCCAACCTCGACCTCGTCAAGCACGGCCTCGTCATCTTCACGTGGGGCAACGTCTCCGCCATCGACCGCAAGAGCGGCCTGGTGGTCATCAAGCCCTCCGGCGTGGACTACGACACGATGAAGCCCTCCGACATGGTGGTGGTGGACCTCGACGGCAAGGTGGTGGAAGGGGAGTTGAACCCTTCTTCCGACACGCCGACGCATCTGGTGCTGTACCGCGCCTTCCCGAACATCGGGGGCGTGGTGCACACCCATTCCACCTACGCCACGGCGTGGGCGCAGGCGGGCGTGGACATTCCCAACATCGGCACCACGCACGCGGACTACTTCCACGACGACATCCCCTGCACGCGCAACATGAAGCGGTCCGAGGTTTTCGGCGAATATGAGAAGGAGACCGGCAACGTCATCGTGGAGCGCTTCAAGGGCTTGAATCCCGACGACACGCCGGCGGTGCTGGTGCGCAACCACGGCCCCTTTGCCTGGGGCAAGGATGCCGACAACGCCGTCCACAACGCCGTCGTGCTGGAGCAGGTGGCCAAGATGGCCTACATCTCCGTGGGCCTCAGCACCTCCGAGAAGCTCAAGACCAACTACATCCCGGGCTTCGGACCCAAGATGAACAAACATCTGATCGAGAAGCACTACAGCCGCAAGCACGGCCCCAACGCCTACTACGGTCAGAA
- a CDS encoding alpha-D-xyloside xylohydrolase translates to MLMLAVTLSAGAQEGVSIQFYTPTTVRVVKGGAAPQGSFAVTAVPQEVDVRTSVTRDGTMYDSGALKVAVAADGTVRFFSSKGKLLLKEGAWGLEKRTEGLDKDACIVRQAFLPEAGEPFYGLGILQDGALSLRGKTRYMIQGNTEDFVPVVQSVKGYGIFWDNPSPTTFRDDEAGMCFESEVGETVDYYFIWGGDADGVIAGYRALTGRVPMLPLWSYGFMQSRERYKSSRELLDALRGYRERGVPIDCIIQDWQYWGNNYQWNAMEFLNDDFRDAQAMIDEIHALHAKLMISIWASFGPMTKPYRELAARGLLFDFSTWPQSGLPDWPPRRDYPSGVKPYNAYSQEARDIYWKHLLRLEKMGIDAWWMDSTEPDHLDFQDSDLDVETGSGSFRRVRNAFPLVSVEGVAENQKKASGRRVMVMTRSAWAGQQRTGANTWSGDVHSSWETLRAQVPAGLGFAMTGNPNFNTDCGGFFPDGYNRIYGDASCARNPLFQELYVRWLQYGAFCPIMRSHGESSRREIWEFGAPGEPVYDAIASAIRLRYALLPYIYGTAWDVSSADGTFQRALVMDFAADKAARELPDEFLFGRSLLVAPVLHAQYTPEEVRFDDTPVDFAAARTTRVYLPKGTDWYDFYSGERLKGGQTVTRTTHLDSVPLFARAGAIIPLGPAVQYSGEKPWDDLEIRVYPGADGSFELYEDEGDGYRYGQGACTVIPFRLHGRTLTVGARSGSFPGMLRERIFRIVTPDGAERILAYDGTEASLELYATQTPGGHADFDWFHQE, encoded by the coding sequence ATGCTGATGCTGGCGGTGACCCTGTCCGCTGGGGCGCAGGAGGGCGTTTCCATCCAGTTTTATACCCCGACGACCGTGCGGGTCGTCAAGGGCGGGGCGGCGCCGCAGGGCAGTTTCGCCGTGACGGCCGTGCCGCAGGAAGTAGACGTAAGGACTTCCGTGACGCGGGACGGCACGATGTACGACAGCGGCGCGCTGAAGGTTGCCGTGGCGGCGGACGGTACGGTCCGTTTCTTCTCGTCGAAAGGAAAACTCCTGCTGAAGGAAGGCGCCTGGGGGCTTGAGAAGCGCACGGAGGGCCTGGACAAGGATGCCTGCATCGTGCGGCAGGCCTTCCTGCCGGAGGCGGGCGAGCCGTTCTACGGCCTCGGCATCCTGCAGGACGGCGCCCTGTCGCTGCGTGGTAAGACGCGCTACATGATTCAGGGCAACACGGAGGATTTCGTCCCCGTGGTGCAGTCCGTCAAGGGATACGGCATCTTCTGGGACAATCCCTCGCCGACCACCTTCCGCGATGACGAGGCCGGGATGTGCTTCGAGTCCGAGGTAGGGGAGACCGTCGACTACTACTTCATCTGGGGCGGTGACGCCGACGGCGTGATCGCCGGCTACCGGGCGTTGACCGGCCGCGTGCCGATGCTGCCGCTGTGGAGCTACGGCTTCATGCAGAGCCGCGAACGCTACAAGAGCAGCCGCGAGCTGCTGGACGCGCTGCGCGGCTATCGCGAGCGCGGCGTCCCCATCGACTGCATCATTCAGGACTGGCAGTACTGGGGCAACAACTACCAGTGGAACGCGATGGAGTTCCTCAACGACGACTTCCGCGATGCGCAGGCGATGATCGACGAGATACACGCACTGCACGCGAAGCTGATGATTTCCATCTGGGCCTCGTTCGGCCCGATGACCAAGCCTTACCGCGAACTGGCCGCCAGGGGTCTGCTCTTCGACTTCTCTACCTGGCCGCAGTCCGGCCTGCCCGACTGGCCGCCGCGGCGCGACTATCCTTCCGGCGTGAAACCTTATAACGCCTATTCGCAGGAAGCCCGCGACATCTATTGGAAACACCTGCTCCGGCTGGAGAAGATGGGCATCGACGCCTGGTGGATGGATTCCACCGAGCCGGATCACCTGGACTTCCAGGACAGCGACCTGGACGTGGAGACCGGCAGCGGCTCCTTCCGGCGCGTGCGCAACGCCTTCCCGCTCGTGTCGGTCGAAGGTGTGGCCGAAAACCAGAAAAAGGCCTCCGGACGCCGCGTGATGGTGATGACGCGTTCCGCCTGGGCGGGCCAGCAGCGCACCGGCGCCAATACCTGGAGCGGCGACGTCCATTCCTCTTGGGAGACGCTCCGCGCGCAGGTCCCCGCCGGCCTGGGATTCGCCATGACGGGCAATCCGAACTTCAATACCGACTGCGGCGGCTTCTTCCCGGATGGCTACAACCGCATCTACGGCGATGCCAGCTGCGCCCGCAACCCGCTCTTCCAGGAGCTGTACGTGCGCTGGTTGCAGTACGGCGCTTTCTGCCCGATCATGCGCAGCCACGGCGAAAGCTCGCGGCGCGAGATCTGGGAGTTCGGTGCGCCCGGCGAGCCGGTCTACGACGCCATCGCGTCGGCGATCCGGCTGCGCTATGCGCTCCTTCCCTATATCTACGGTACCGCCTGGGATGTCTCGTCGGCCGACGGCACCTTCCAGCGGGCGCTGGTGATGGATTTCGCGGCCGACAAGGCCGCAAGGGAGTTGCCGGACGAGTTCCTTTTCGGCCGCTCGCTGCTGGTGGCGCCCGTGCTGCACGCGCAGTACACGCCCGAAGAAGTCCGCTTTGACGATACGCCGGTGGATTTCGCGGCGGCGCGCACTACGCGCGTCTATCTCCCGAAAGGGACGGACTGGTATGATTTCTACTCGGGTGAACGCCTGAAAGGCGGGCAGACCGTCACGCGCACGACGCACCTCGACAGCGTGCCGCTCTTCGCCCGCGCCGGGGCCATCATCCCGCTGGGCCCGGCGGTGCAGTACAGCGGCGAGAAGCCCTGGGACGACCTGGAGATCCGCGTCTATCCCGGCGCGGACGGCAGCTTCGAGCTCTACGAGGATGAAGGGGACGGCTACCGCTACGGACAGGGCGCCTGCACGGTCATCCCGTTCCGGCTGCACGGACGCACCCTGACGGTCGGCGCCCGCAGCGGCTCTTTCCCGGGAATGCTCCGGGAGCGGATTTTCCGCATCGTCACGCCGGACGGCGCAGAACGCATCCTGGCTTATGACGGCACGGAAGCCAGCTTGGAGTTGTATGCCACGCAGACGCCCGGCGGCCATGCTGATTTTGACTGGTTCCATCAGGAATAA
- a CDS encoding aldose 1-epimerase: MKIVNIILPALCAVALCSCASEQGDRFYKMTNASGMEVTVTNFGGRITSIVLADKDGIKRDVVLGFDKVEDYYPENNQTDFGASIGRYANRINQGKFSIDSVEYDLPKNNFGHCLHGGPTGWQYQPYKVVEADARHIKLRMDSPEGDNNFPGAVTAFVTYTLTDDNKIDIAYEATTTAPTIINMTNHSYFNLSGDPAHHSICEDELFINASQYTPVDATYMTTGEILPVADTPMDFTVAHKIGDRINEYEFEQLKNGNGYDHNWVLDTNCDIDVLAAELTCPQTGIKLQVYTDEPGIQVYSGNFLDGTVTGKGGVVYQQRTGICLETQHYPDSPNKPQWPSVVLRPGETYHSHCIFAFSVNQ, from the coding sequence ATGAAAATCGTCAATATCATTCTGCCGGCGCTCTGCGCCGTCGCACTCTGCTCCTGCGCCAGCGAGCAGGGGGACCGTTTCTACAAAATGACCAACGCGTCCGGGATGGAAGTGACCGTGACCAACTTCGGCGGCCGCATCACCTCCATCGTCCTGGCGGACAAGGATGGCATCAAGCGCGACGTGGTCCTGGGCTTCGACAAGGTCGAGGACTACTATCCCGAGAACAACCAGACGGATTTCGGCGCCTCGATCGGCCGCTACGCCAACCGCATCAACCAGGGCAAGTTCTCCATCGACAGCGTCGAGTATGACCTGCCGAAGAACAACTTCGGCCATTGTCTGCACGGCGGTCCGACCGGCTGGCAGTACCAGCCCTACAAGGTCGTGGAGGCCGACGCCCGCCACATCAAGCTGCGCATGGATTCTCCGGAGGGCGACAACAACTTCCCGGGTGCGGTCACCGCTTTCGTGACTTACACGCTCACGGACGACAACAAGATCGACATCGCCTACGAGGCCACGACCACGGCCCCGACAATCATCAATATGACCAACCACTCCTACTTCAACCTTTCCGGCGATCCCGCCCACCACAGCATCTGCGAGGACGAGCTCTTCATCAACGCTTCGCAGTACACCCCGGTGGACGCTACGTATATGACGACCGGCGAGATTCTGCCGGTGGCCGACACCCCGATGGACTTCACCGTGGCCCACAAGATCGGCGACCGCATCAACGAGTATGAGTTCGAGCAGCTCAAGAACGGCAACGGCTATGACCACAACTGGGTCCTCGACACCAACTGCGATATCGACGTGCTCGCCGCCGAGCTCACCTGCCCGCAGACGGGCATCAAGCTCCAGGTCTATACCGACGAGCCCGGCATCCAGGTCTACAGCGGCAACTTCCTCGACGGCACCGTGACCGGCAAGGGCGGCGTGGTCTATCAGCAGCGCACCGGCATCTGCCTGGAGACGCAGCACTATCCCGACAGCCCCAACAAGCCCCAGTGGCCTTCCGTCGTCCTCCGTCCCGGTGAGACCTACCACAGCCACTGCATCTTTGCCTTCAGCGTGAATCAATAA
- a CDS encoding iron complex transport system substrate-binding protein, giving the protein MSKKWTYGAVVRCTWRRITRVFLLSLPLALACACGVRQHGGGASALSADTLRFARNLSITFYSDYTSVRIRDPWDTLRQRQHYVLVDRARPLPADLPADGTVIRVPARRAVIYTSVHTAIAERLGVLDRVAGVCEPEYITSHEVLGRIAEGRIADVGLSTSPNVEKIVDLGADLIIASPFENNGYGSAEKLGIPIVEAADYMENHPLGRTEWVLFYGLLFGTHDEAKAVFEQTRDHYFELRALAAGSADRPKLLLERKYGNSWAVPDGRSYIATLHADAGADYIFRDVPGTSSTHLSFEEVFDRAGEADLWLLKYGVRTPMTYKLLKEEYAPYARFRAWKERKIFACNTLTTTYYDDITLHPDRVLEDMIAIYHPDLLPGHVQRYYFPLDD; this is encoded by the coding sequence ATGAGCAAGAAGTGGACATATGGCGCTGTCGTGCGCTGTACCTGGCGTAGAATCACCAGGGTCTTCCTGCTCTCCCTGCCTCTGGCCCTGGCCTGCGCCTGCGGCGTCCGACAGCATGGGGGAGGCGCTTCCGCCCTGTCGGCCGACACCCTTCGCTTCGCCCGCAACCTGTCCATTACCTTTTATTCCGACTACACCTCGGTGCGCATCCGCGACCCTTGGGATACGCTGCGTCAGCGGCAGCACTATGTGCTCGTGGACCGCGCCAGGCCGCTTCCCGCGGATTTGCCGGCGGACGGCACCGTTATCCGCGTCCCGGCCCGGCGGGCGGTCATCTATACGTCCGTCCATACCGCCATCGCCGAACGGCTCGGCGTCCTGGACCGCGTGGCCGGCGTCTGCGAGCCGGAATACATCACTTCGCACGAGGTGCTTGGCCGGATCGCGGAGGGCAGGATCGCCGACGTGGGCCTGTCCACGTCGCCCAACGTGGAGAAGATCGTGGACCTGGGAGCCGACCTGATCATCGCGTCACCCTTCGAGAACAATGGCTACGGCAGCGCCGAGAAACTCGGGATTCCGATCGTCGAGGCGGCCGACTATATGGAGAACCATCCGCTCGGCCGCACCGAGTGGGTGCTCTTCTACGGATTGCTGTTCGGGACGCACGACGAGGCGAAAGCCGTTTTCGAGCAGACCCGCGACCACTATTTCGAGCTCCGCGCGCTGGCGGCGGGCTCGGCCGACCGGCCGAAACTGCTGCTGGAGCGCAAATACGGCAACTCCTGGGCCGTCCCCGACGGCCGGAGCTACATCGCCACGCTACACGCGGACGCGGGTGCCGACTACATTTTCCGGGACGTCCCGGGCACGAGCAGCACGCACCTCTCCTTCGAGGAGGTCTTCGACCGTGCCGGCGAGGCGGACCTGTGGCTGCTGAAATACGGCGTCCGCACGCCGATGACATACAAGCTGCTGAAGGAGGAGTACGCTCCCTATGCGCGCTTCCGCGCATGGAAGGAGCGGAAGATCTTCGCCTGCAACACGCTTACGACGACTTATTACGACGACATCACCCTGCACCCCGACCGGGTGCTCGAGGACATGATCGCCATCTATCATCCGGATCTGCTGCCCGGACACGTTCAACGCTATTATTTCCCGCTGGATGACTAA